A DNA window from Daucus carota subsp. sativus chromosome 3, DH1 v3.0, whole genome shotgun sequence contains the following coding sequences:
- the LOC108211901 gene encoding uncharacterized protein LOC108211901 isoform X1 yields the protein MSGMGDVKQDEGDVPMDTESSTCSSQSEEEVIKKKYGGIVPKKPPLVSKDHERAYFDSADWALGKQGVEKPKGPLEALRPKLQPTQQPTRYRKSPYAPSDGEGSLCGHGLFHNKEMSRLGDILSGA from the exons ATGTCAGGAATGGGAGATGTCAAACAAGACGAAGGAGATGTGCCTATGGACACTGAAAGTTCCACGTGTTCTTCCCAGAGTGAG GAGGAAGTAATAAAAAAGAAGTATGGCGGAATCGTACCTAAGAAACCACCACTTGTATCTAAG GATCATGAGCGCGCTTATTTTGATTCTGCTGATTGGGCTTTGGGCAAG CAAGGTGTTGAGAAGCCTAAAGGACCACTGGAGGCACTTAGGCCAAAACTACAG CCAACACAACAACCAACCCGATATAGGAAATCTCCTTATGCTCCATCAGATGGCGAAG GATCCCTATGTGGTCACGGACTCTTTCACAACAAAG
- the LOC108211901 gene encoding uncharacterized protein LOC108211901 isoform X2: MSGMGDVKQDEGDVPMDTESSTCSSQSEEEVIKKKYGGIVPKKPPLVSKDHERAYFDSADWALGKQGVEKPKGPLEALRPKLQPTQQPTRYRKSPYAPSDGEVLFYRIPMWSRTLSQQRDE; encoded by the exons ATGTCAGGAATGGGAGATGTCAAACAAGACGAAGGAGATGTGCCTATGGACACTGAAAGTTCCACGTGTTCTTCCCAGAGTGAG GAGGAAGTAATAAAAAAGAAGTATGGCGGAATCGTACCTAAGAAACCACCACTTGTATCTAAG GATCATGAGCGCGCTTATTTTGATTCTGCTGATTGGGCTTTGGGCAAG CAAGGTGTTGAGAAGCCTAAAGGACCACTGGAGGCACTTAGGCCAAAACTACAG CCAACACAACAACCAACCCGATATAGGAAATCTCCTTATGCTCCATCAGATGGCGAAG TCTTGTTTTACAGGATCCCTATGTGGTCACGGACTCTTTCACAACAAAG
- the LOC108211901 gene encoding uncharacterized protein LOC108211901 isoform X4 encodes MSGMGDVKQDEGDVPMDTESSTCSSQSEEEVIKKKYGGIVPKKPPLVSKDHERAYFDSADWALGKQGVEKPKGPLEALRPKLQMEVPQKIHLQTNEKLMVYLCPPEGYPL; translated from the exons ATGTCAGGAATGGGAGATGTCAAACAAGACGAAGGAGATGTGCCTATGGACACTGAAAGTTCCACGTGTTCTTCCCAGAGTGAG GAGGAAGTAATAAAAAAGAAGTATGGCGGAATCGTACCTAAGAAACCACCACTTGTATCTAAG GATCATGAGCGCGCTTATTTTGATTCTGCTGATTGGGCTTTGGGCAAG CAAGGTGTTGAGAAGCCTAAAGGACCACTGGAGGCACTTAGGCCAAAACTACAG ATGGAAGTCCCTCAGAAGATTCACCTTCAAACGAATGAGAAACTGATGGTCTATCTCTGTCCTCCTGAGGGGTACCCATTGTAA
- the LOC108211901 gene encoding uncharacterized protein LOC108211901 isoform X3, with the protein MSGMGDVKQDEGDVPMDTESSTCSSQSEEEVIKKKYGGIVPKKPPLVSKDHERAYFDSADWALGKQGVEKPKGPLEALRPKLQPTQQPTRYRKSPYAPSDGEDGSPSEDSPSNE; encoded by the exons ATGTCAGGAATGGGAGATGTCAAACAAGACGAAGGAGATGTGCCTATGGACACTGAAAGTTCCACGTGTTCTTCCCAGAGTGAG GAGGAAGTAATAAAAAAGAAGTATGGCGGAATCGTACCTAAGAAACCACCACTTGTATCTAAG GATCATGAGCGCGCTTATTTTGATTCTGCTGATTGGGCTTTGGGCAAG CAAGGTGTTGAGAAGCCTAAAGGACCACTGGAGGCACTTAGGCCAAAACTACAG CCAACACAACAACCAACCCGATATAGGAAATCTCCTTATGCTCCATCAGATGGCGAAG ATGGAAGTCCCTCAGAAGATTCACCTTCAAACGAATGA
- the LOC108212500 gene encoding uncharacterized protein LOC108212500, with protein sequence MEAKLLSSCIAHSNQTLFPAGAFTRRLITASKKKLSVSSMRESDSQDYEGKLVDESLIILRMRIKEAKITEKSSSHGTAAPSNWMEWERQYYCKHYHEDVCEGLGWLQIYLMNTRPSLALGVFALVGFSVPVSTLMIIFNVMRWLYHCVFVC encoded by the coding sequence ATGGAAGCTAAGCTCTTATCTTCATGCATTGCTCATTCCAACCAGACACTATTTCCTGCAGGTGCCTTTACCCGAAGACTGATCACGGCGTCGAAAAAGAAACTATCCGTAAGCTCAATGAGAGAATCTGATAGTCAAGATTATGAAGGTAAGTTGGTAGACGAGAGCCTGATTATTCTTCGAATGCGTATTAAAGAAGCGAAGATAACGGAGAAAAGTAGTAGTCATGGGACTGCAGCACCATCAAATTGGATGGAATGGGAGAGACAGTACTATTGCAAGCATTACCATGAGGATGTGTGTGAAGGGCTTGGATGGTTGCAAATTTATTTGATGAACACAAGGCCTAGTTTGGCTTTAGGTGTTTTTGCACTCGTTGGTTTCAGTGTACCTGTGTCTACTctcatgattatatttaatgTTATGAGATGGCTGTATCattgtgtttttgtttgttAA
- the LOC108211292 gene encoding uncharacterized protein LOC108211292, whose product MATQLCINSPFTLNSPISYCRSPVKIHQFQPLFRYTNNSDSRNSNTLISIRCSSAKPTEALRTCKNCKAQFDPSLNDPRSCRYHTAHFGGETKRKFESVHSGGTMSTPDAGKISQYWHCCGSEDPFDPGCTAAPHASYDD is encoded by the exons ATGGCGACCCAGCTCTGCATCAATTCACCATTTACACTAAATTCACCTATCAGCTATTGTAGAAGTCCAGTAAAAATTCATCAGTTCCAACCCTTATTTCGATACACCAACAATTCTGATTCGAGGAATTCTAATACGTTGATTTCAATTCGATGCTCGTCAGCTAAGCCAACAGAAGCCCTGAGAACTTGCAAGAACTGCAAAGCCCAGTTTGATCCTTCCCTTAATGACCCCCGTTCTTGCCGTTACCACACTGCTCATTTCGGCG GAGAAACAAAGAGAAAGTTTGAAAGTGTACATAGCGGAGGCACAATGAGCACTCCTGATGCAGGTAAAATCTCTCAATACTGGCATTGTTGTGGTTCTGAAGATCCCTTTGATCCCGGCTGCACTGCTGCTCCTCATGCTTCCTATGATGATTGA
- the LOC108210898 gene encoding uncharacterized protein LOC108210898, with translation MANINNKDEPSTAPTPDRWYNLNLGSSFKDHHPSSKFCTLRYEFKPASIDKNQTGTLTKNKDNRVTVEFQNNQQGKPKVTFEGSSEEYKDNDAVLFFDGETFRLERLHRAVKRLRHVRTRGESAASVAGANTVGMNAVDASSPPVGKANKFQSANKGTNLPVSVEVERIEIGDFKSLDSKPRTERTFGSPTSRPSLQNTSPDMKSPDAKIDDLDEQLDILNNDDEDAAEESNRRNVFEKEFHSGIDINMPQQNDTDDEIAEIDVSDDDVDKGPNAAEALREQDNAEGRAAQTSSSSSSESGSSGSGSKSSSESGSGSGSSSSDGGSSDEVTSI, from the exons ATGGCTAACATCAACAACAAAGACGAACCCAGCACTGCTCCCACCCCCGATCGCTGGTATAATCTCAATCTCGGCTCCTCCTTCAAGGATCATCACCCCTCCTCCAAGTTCTGCACTCTTCGCT ATGAATTTAAGCCAGCGTCGATAGATAAGAACCAGACAGGAACATTGACTAAAAACAAGGACAACAGAGTTACTGTTGAATTTCAGAATAATCAGCAGGGTAAGCCGAAAGTCACATTTGAAGGTAGTAGTGAGGAATATAAGGATAATGATGCAGTGTTGTTTTTTGATGGGGAGACTTTTCGGTTAGAGAGGTTGCATCGTGCTGTTAAACGTTTGAGGCATGTGCGCACACGTGGCGAATCTGCTGCTTCTGTTGCTGGGGCCAATACTGTTGGGATGAATGCTGTTGACGCTAGTTCGCCACCTGTTGGCAAGGCGAATAAGTTTCAGTCAGCTAATAAAGGAACAAATCTTCCAGTGTCG GTTGAGGTGGAAAGAATTGAAATTGGAGACTTCAAGAGTTTAG ATTCTAAACCTAGGACTGAAAGGACATTTGGTTCTCCTACTTCCCGTCCGAGTTTGCAAAATACTTCACCGGATATGAAGTCGCCGGATGCCAAGATTGATGACCTGGATGAACAATTGGATATACTtaacaatgatgatgaagatgctgCAGAAGAATCCAATAGAAGAAATGTATTTGAGAAGGAATTTCATTCAGGGATTGACATCAACATGCCGCAGCAAAATGACACAGATGACGAAATAGCTGAAATAGATGTtagtgatgatgatgtggataaAGGCCCCAATGCTGCAGAAGCTCTCAGGGAACAAGATAATGCTGAGGGAAGGGCAGCACAAACTTCAAGTTCGAGTAGCAGTGAGAGCGGAAGTAGCGGTAGTGGGAGTAAAAGCAGTAGTGAGAGTGGGAGTGGAAGTGGAAGCAGCAGCAGTGATGGTGGCAGCAGTGATGAAGTCACCTCAATCTGA
- the LOC108211610 gene encoding E3 ubiquitin-protein ligase SINA-like 10 isoform X2, with translation MVPTSDDIASLDDNDVDSQGSRSRSSSGESDSYSSEEEDQEYEDEQEEEMEEQIGDEDDDQEECSSSLPVILTNPDVLDCPICFVALTAPVFQCNNGHIACSNCCCKIRNVCPSCSLSIGSNRCRAIENVLESIEISCKNIKYGCKKTTSYNKKHEHELMCIHEPCSCPHLGCDFVASSKQLYMHSYRAHTYSAISFSYDSTFSVPVTNGMEYAVLRESTDKTLFVLNYAVQSIGNVASITCISPSSVKKGFSYELVAQKRDSKIKLESFTECMPRWSKYVPHGEFLLVPSDFLESQFLLVRIQKGAQ, from the exons ATGGTACCCACAAGTGATGACATCGCCTCTCTTGATGACAATGATGTTGATAGCCAAGGGTCAAGATCAAGATCAAGTTCAGGCGAAAGTGATAGTTACAGTAGTG AAGAAGAAGACCAAGAATATgaagatgaacaagaagaagagATGGAGGAGCAAATTGGGGATGAAGATGATGACCAGGAGGAGTGTTCTAGTTCTTTACCGGTAATCCTAACAAACCCGGATGTGTTGGATTGCCCTATTTGCTTCGTAGCCCTCACTGCCCCTGTCTTCCAG TGTAACAATGGACACATAGCCTGCTCTAACTGCTGCTGCAAGATTAGGAATGTTTGCCCTTCATGTTCTTTGTCAATCGGCTCCAACAGATGCCGGGCCATCGAGAATGTTCTTGAATCAATCGAAATCTCATGTAAGAACATCAAATATGGGTGCAAAAAGACAACTAGTTACAACAAGAAACATGAGCATGAGCTAATGTGCATTCACGAACCATGCTCATGCCCTCACCTTGGCTGTGACTTTGTTGCTTCCTCGAAGCAGTTGTACATGCACTCCTACAGGGCACATACTTATTCTGCTATCTCCTTCAGCTATGACTCCACTTTTTCTGTTCCTGTAACAAATGGAATGGAATATGCAGTTCTCCGGGAAAGCACAGACAAAACACTGTTTGTTCTTAACTATGCTGTTCAGAGTATTGGAAATGTGGCTAGTATTACCTGTATTTCACCAAGCTCAGTCAAGAAAGGTTTTTCATATGAACTTGTCGCACAGAAAAGGGATAGCAAAATTAAATTAGAGTCTTTCACAGAGTGCATGCCGAGATGGTCAAAGTATGTTCCTCACGGGGAATTTCTTCTGGTTCCATCAGATTTTCTTGAGAGTCAGTTTTTACTTGTTCGCATACAGAAAGGGGCACAATGA
- the LOC108211610 gene encoding putative E3 ubiquitin-protein ligase SINA-like 6 isoform X1: MTSPLLMTMMLIAKGQDQDQVQAKVIVTVVVLCLGIVMLFFLLNYSNVVVSDEIMSYDGNNYLEVEEEDQEYEDEQEEEMEEQIGDEDDDQEECSSSLPVILTNPDVLDCPICFVALTAPVFQCNNGHIACSNCCCKIRNVCPSCSLSIGSNRCRAIENVLESIEISCKNIKYGCKKTTSYNKKHEHELMCIHEPCSCPHLGCDFVASSKQLYMHSYRAHTYSAISFSYDSTFSVPVTNGMEYAVLRESTDKTLFVLNYAVQSIGNVASITCISPSSVKKGFSYELVAQKRDSKIKLESFTECMPRWSKYVPHGEFLLVPSDFLESQFLLVRIQKGAQ; encoded by the exons ATGACATCGCCTCTCTTGATGACAATGATGTTGATAGCCAAGGGTCAAGATCAAGATCAAGTTCAGGCGAAAGTGATAGTTACAGTAGTGGTATTGTGTTTAGGAATAGTAATGttgttttttttgctaaattatagTAATGTTGTTGTTAGTGATGAAATCATGTCTTATGATGGTAATAACTATCTTGAGGTAGAAGAAGAAGACCAAGAATATgaagatgaacaagaagaagagATGGAGGAGCAAATTGGGGATGAAGATGATGACCAGGAGGAGTGTTCTAGTTCTTTACCGGTAATCCTAACAAACCCGGATGTGTTGGATTGCCCTATTTGCTTCGTAGCCCTCACTGCCCCTGTCTTCCAG TGTAACAATGGACACATAGCCTGCTCTAACTGCTGCTGCAAGATTAGGAATGTTTGCCCTTCATGTTCTTTGTCAATCGGCTCCAACAGATGCCGGGCCATCGAGAATGTTCTTGAATCAATCGAAATCTCATGTAAGAACATCAAATATGGGTGCAAAAAGACAACTAGTTACAACAAGAAACATGAGCATGAGCTAATGTGCATTCACGAACCATGCTCATGCCCTCACCTTGGCTGTGACTTTGTTGCTTCCTCGAAGCAGTTGTACATGCACTCCTACAGGGCACATACTTATTCTGCTATCTCCTTCAGCTATGACTCCACTTTTTCTGTTCCTGTAACAAATGGAATGGAATATGCAGTTCTCCGGGAAAGCACAGACAAAACACTGTTTGTTCTTAACTATGCTGTTCAGAGTATTGGAAATGTGGCTAGTATTACCTGTATTTCACCAAGCTCAGTCAAGAAAGGTTTTTCATATGAACTTGTCGCACAGAAAAGGGATAGCAAAATTAAATTAGAGTCTTTCACAGAGTGCATGCCGAGATGGTCAAAGTATGTTCCTCACGGGGAATTTCTTCTGGTTCCATCAGATTTTCTTGAGAGTCAGTTTTTACTTGTTCGCATACAGAAAGGGGCACAATGA
- the LOC108211610 gene encoding putative E3 ubiquitin-protein ligase SINA-like 6 isoform X3 has translation MTSPLLMTMMLIAKGQDQDQVQAKVIVTVVVEEEDQEYEDEQEEEMEEQIGDEDDDQEECSSSLPVILTNPDVLDCPICFVALTAPVFQCNNGHIACSNCCCKIRNVCPSCSLSIGSNRCRAIENVLESIEISCKNIKYGCKKTTSYNKKHEHELMCIHEPCSCPHLGCDFVASSKQLYMHSYRAHTYSAISFSYDSTFSVPVTNGMEYAVLRESTDKTLFVLNYAVQSIGNVASITCISPSSVKKGFSYELVAQKRDSKIKLESFTECMPRWSKYVPHGEFLLVPSDFLESQFLLVRIQKGAQ, from the exons ATGACATCGCCTCTCTTGATGACAATGATGTTGATAGCCAAGGGTCAAGATCAAGATCAAGTTCAGGCGAAAGTGATAGTTACAGTAGTG GTAGAAGAAGAAGACCAAGAATATgaagatgaacaagaagaagagATGGAGGAGCAAATTGGGGATGAAGATGATGACCAGGAGGAGTGTTCTAGTTCTTTACCGGTAATCCTAACAAACCCGGATGTGTTGGATTGCCCTATTTGCTTCGTAGCCCTCACTGCCCCTGTCTTCCAG TGTAACAATGGACACATAGCCTGCTCTAACTGCTGCTGCAAGATTAGGAATGTTTGCCCTTCATGTTCTTTGTCAATCGGCTCCAACAGATGCCGGGCCATCGAGAATGTTCTTGAATCAATCGAAATCTCATGTAAGAACATCAAATATGGGTGCAAAAAGACAACTAGTTACAACAAGAAACATGAGCATGAGCTAATGTGCATTCACGAACCATGCTCATGCCCTCACCTTGGCTGTGACTTTGTTGCTTCCTCGAAGCAGTTGTACATGCACTCCTACAGGGCACATACTTATTCTGCTATCTCCTTCAGCTATGACTCCACTTTTTCTGTTCCTGTAACAAATGGAATGGAATATGCAGTTCTCCGGGAAAGCACAGACAAAACACTGTTTGTTCTTAACTATGCTGTTCAGAGTATTGGAAATGTGGCTAGTATTACCTGTATTTCACCAAGCTCAGTCAAGAAAGGTTTTTCATATGAACTTGTCGCACAGAAAAGGGATAGCAAAATTAAATTAGAGTCTTTCACAGAGTGCATGCCGAGATGGTCAAAGTATGTTCCTCACGGGGAATTTCTTCTGGTTCCATCAGATTTTCTTGAGAGTCAGTTTTTACTTGTTCGCATACAGAAAGGGGCACAATGA
- the LOC108213322 gene encoding uncharacterized protein LOC108213322 yields MSMNELNVDVIKIKTHVLKVHIHCLGCKRKVKKLLKKIDGVYAVNIDLEQQKVAVSGIVDPSSLIKKLAKSGKYAELWSSIPNPEETLAVDDPNYRNTPQSRMIQSLIQDLRGPNYRTRAEPPRNSDQSFLNQRQSMEIEVNMNERQGGENQLLLGWDEQMLAAANRNNSLTTDMAGRFAVSEGNEIGGLHNLYSGVPLSYGSNYNPSVMMVPNTLGYPYNYYSSPMMMNAADWRNTNTMLNDGSYMFRPQTGDGFFPSPSYNNY; encoded by the exons ATGTCCATGAACGAGTTGAACGTTGATGTCATAAAAATTAAG ACTCATGTTCTTAAGGTACATATTCATTGTCTTGGTTGCAAAAGGAAAGTAAAGAAACTCCTCAAGAAGATTGATG GAGTTTATGCAGTTAACATAGACCTGGAACAACAGAAGGTGGCTGTGTCGGGCATTGTGGATCCTAGTTCACTAATAAAGAAATTGGCCAAATCTGGGAAATATGCAGAGCTGTGGTCGTCGATCCCTAACCCTGAAGAAACACTTGCAGTTGACGATCCCAATTACAGAAACACCCCCCAAAGCCGGATGATCCAGAGTTTAATCCAGGATCTCAGGGGCCCTAATTACAGGACACGAGCTGAACCCCCGAGGAACTCTGATCAGAGCTTTCTTAATCAACGGCAGAGCATGGAAATTGAGGTGAACATGAATGAAAGACAAGGTGGAGAGAATCAGCTGCTGTTGGGATGGGATGAACAGATGTTGGCAGCAGCTAATAGAAATAATAGCTTGACTACAGATATGGCCGGTCGTTTTGCTGTATCCGAAGGGAATGAAATCGGAGGGCTTCATAACTTGTACAGTGGAGTTCCGCTAAGTTATGGATCAAATTATAATCCATCTGTGATGATGGTGCCCAACACACTTGGATATCcatataattattattcatCTCCGATGATGATGAACGCGGCAGATTGGAGGAACACAAACACGATGTTGAATGATGGCAGCTACATGTTTCGACCTCAGACTGGGGATGGCTTCTTCCCTTCTCCGTCTTATAATAATTACTAG
- the LOC108213617 gene encoding uncharacterized protein LOC108213617: MGFPICVQCGTGSNPCRCKVVGPTVGFLAMAAAAVVEWPVGAVVYIFKHVKGRRIMAHPATVVYPKVNKAIPI; this comes from the coding sequence ATGGGGTTTCCAATATGCGTGCAGTGTGGAACAGGAAGCAACCCATGCCGGTGCAAGGTAGTGGGTCCGACGGTAGGTTTTCTGGCAATGGCGGCGGCGGCGGTGGTGGAATGGCCGGTGGGAGCGGTGGTGTACATATTCAAGCACGTCAAGGGCAGGCGCATAATGGCGCATCCGGCCACCGTGGTGTATCCCAAGGTCAACAAAGCGATTCCTATTTAG